A genome region from Nitrosopumilus oxyclinae includes the following:
- the hemL gene encoding glutamate-1-semialdehyde 2,1-aminomutase — protein MTKNINCVVSESKKLFNIAKKVIPSGVNSPVRYFEPYPFFTKKANGAYIWDVDDKRYIDFCNGYGALLLGHRRKEILKSVSNQLTKGTLYCTPTESEIELSKLIIGNFPSIDKVRLMNTGGEATMTAIRLARGFTKKKKIIKFEGCYHGAHDSVLVKAGSGSAHNGISVSDGGLDEVSKNTLVVEYNNIEDLQKTIQKHKDIAGVIVEPILANMGLILPEKNFLSDLRKVTKENNIPLIFDEVVTGFRVAPGGAQEYFGIKPDITTMAKALSNGFTISAVGGKKEIMDLLSPGGKVYQASTFAGNPISVSAAISSIKTINKIKNKLYSKLERFNLLFSTALDDMATDLKIPHQINFTASMFQIFFTNKPVVDYQTSKNANAKKFQKMFQTLLKNGIFIAPSQFEVVFLSDAHTQTDLNKTLDAYNLALKSVKN, from the coding sequence ATGACTAAAAATATCAATTGTGTGGTGTCTGAATCTAAAAAATTATTCAATATTGCTAAAAAAGTAATCCCTTCTGGTGTTAACAGCCCAGTAAGGTATTTTGAGCCATATCCGTTTTTCACAAAAAAAGCAAATGGGGCATACATTTGGGATGTTGATGACAAGCGTTACATTGATTTCTGCAATGGTTATGGTGCATTACTCTTAGGACATAGACGTAAAGAAATTCTCAAATCTGTTTCCAATCAATTGACAAAAGGTACTCTTTACTGTACTCCTACTGAGTCTGAAATTGAACTCTCAAAACTAATCATTGGAAATTTCCCCTCTATTGACAAAGTAAGATTGATGAATACTGGCGGTGAGGCTACGATGACTGCAATTAGATTGGCACGTGGTTTTACAAAAAAGAAAAAAATAATAAAATTTGAAGGATGCTATCATGGTGCACATGATTCTGTTTTAGTGAAAGCAGGGTCAGGCTCTGCACATAACGGAATATCTGTTTCTGATGGTGGACTAGATGAGGTTTCAAAAAATACTTTGGTTGTAGAGTATAACAATATTGAAGATTTACAAAAAACTATTCAAAAACATAAAGACATTGCAGGAGTTATTGTAGAGCCAATACTTGCTAACATGGGTTTAATTTTACCTGAAAAGAATTTCCTTTCTGATTTAAGAAAAGTTACTAAAGAAAATAACATCCCATTAATTTTTGATGAGGTAGTTACTGGTTTTAGAGTTGCACCTGGTGGGGCACAAGAATATTTTGGAATTAAACCTGACATTACTACGATGGCTAAAGCACTAAGTAATGGATTTACAATTTCAGCAGTAGGTGGTAAAAAAGAAATCATGGATTTACTTTCTCCTGGCGGTAAAGTTTACCAAGCAAGTACATTTGCAGGAAACCCCATTTCTGTTAGTGCTGCAATTAGTTCAATTAAAACAATAAACAAAATAAAAAATAAACTCTATTCAAAACTTGAACGATTCAATCTTTTGTTTTCTACTGCACTAGATGATATGGCTACTGATCTGAAAATACCTCATCAAATCAACTTTACAGCCTCGATGTTTCAGATTTTCTTTACTAACAAGCCTGTTGTAGATTATCAAACATCGAAGAATGCAAATGCAAAGAAATTCCAAAAAATGTTCCAGACTTTATTAAAAAATGGCATTTTCATTGCACCATCTCAGTTTGAAGTAGTTTTTCTCTCTGATGCGCACACACAAACTGATCTGAACAAGACACTTGATGCATATAATTTGGCATTAAAATCGGTGAAAAATTGA
- a CDS encoding low molecular weight phosphatase family protein, with protein sequence MPENILFVCVENAGRSQMAEAFFRKFASNQFNVSSAGTTPSSQLHPIVVQVMNEIGIDMTNQQPKLLSDSMIENSFKTVNMGCMDKESCPSLFVKDVIDWDISDPKEKSLDDVRKIRDKIKSEVIHLIETLKEHD encoded by the coding sequence ATGCCTGAAAATATTCTGTTTGTGTGCGTAGAAAATGCCGGTAGGAGCCAGATGGCTGAGGCTTTTTTTAGAAAATTTGCCTCAAATCAATTCAACGTTTCTAGTGCTGGAACAACACCGTCATCCCAACTTCATCCAATTGTAGTTCAGGTAATGAATGAAATTGGTATTGACATGACAAATCAACAACCCAAACTATTATCTGATTCCATGATTGAGAATTCTTTCAAAACTGTTAACATGGGATGTATGGATAAAGAGTCATGTCCATCGTTGTTTGTTAAAGATGTAATTGATTGGGATATCTCTGATCCTAAAGAGAAATCACTTGATGATGTGAGAAAAATTCGTGATAAAATAAAATCTGAAGTAATTCATCTTATTGAAACCCTTAAGGAACATGATTAA
- a CDS encoding sodium-dependent bicarbonate transport family permease, with amino-acid sequence MEILQLIQSNLLTPIILFFLFGIIAARIKSDLKIPEAISEFLPIYLLAAIGLHGGIEMRNTGFENMLIPMLVAIGLSLLFTLNHYQILRRLGKFNIFDSYALASTYGAVGAVTFSVGLSFLKNQGVTSEGYLAAVLAVLEPVAFIMAIFLTNMAVSKQIRQKKESVSKEDTSDLDMGIQETKTKLSQVLHDSITGKAIVILLGSIVIGYIIGEDGFSPIKIVFDEMFTGAIVIFMIEMGIIAGQRLEDIKKVGIFLTAFAIIMPTFNGIIGVLVATAMGLSLGGAVMFGLLLASASFIAAPAVLRHSIPQAKPSLYITSALGITFPYNIIILLPVMFAISTFLHSGDGTIDLFHYITKGWI; translated from the coding sequence ATGGAAATTTTACAATTAATTCAATCAAATCTACTTACTCCGATAATTCTATTCTTTTTGTTTGGAATTATTGCAGCTAGAATAAAATCTGATTTAAAAATTCCAGAAGCTATCTCTGAATTTTTACCAATCTATCTTCTTGCGGCAATTGGACTTCACGGTGGAATAGAGATGAGAAACACTGGATTTGAAAACATGTTGATTCCAATGTTAGTTGCAATAGGTTTGTCATTGTTGTTTACATTAAATCATTATCAAATTTTAAGAAGGTTGGGTAAGTTCAATATTTTTGATTCATATGCATTAGCATCTACATACGGTGCAGTAGGAGCAGTCACTTTTTCAGTTGGGTTGTCATTTTTAAAGAATCAAGGAGTTACATCTGAAGGATATCTTGCAGCAGTCTTGGCAGTTTTAGAACCTGTTGCATTCATTATGGCGATATTTTTGACAAACATGGCAGTTTCAAAACAAATTCGTCAGAAAAAAGAATCTGTCTCTAAAGAAGATACATCTGATCTTGATATGGGCATTCAAGAAACAAAAACAAAACTTTCTCAGGTACTGCACGACTCCATTACTGGCAAAGCAATTGTAATTCTCTTAGGAAGTATAGTTATTGGTTATATTATTGGAGAAGATGGGTTTAGTCCAATTAAAATTGTCTTTGATGAAATGTTCACTGGTGCAATTGTAATTTTTATGATTGAGATGGGAATCATTGCAGGTCAAAGATTAGAGGATATTAAAAAAGTTGGAATTTTCCTTACTGCATTTGCAATAATCATGCCAACATTCAATGGAATAATTGGTGTTTTAGTTGCAACTGCCATGGGATTGAGCCTAGGTGGAGCAGTAATGTTTGGTTTACTATTGGCTAGTGCTTCATTTATTGCAGCACCGGCTGTACTGCGCCATTCAATTCCGCAGGCAAAACCCAGTTTGTACATTACATCTGCATTAGGAATTACATTCCCTTACAATATCATAATCTTACTTCCTGTCATGTTTGCAATCTCAACATTCCTTCACAGTGGAGACGGAACGATAGACTTATTCCATTATATCACAAAGGGTTGGATATGA
- the cobA gene encoding uroporphyrinogen-III C-methyltransferase, whose protein sequence is MTGKVYLVGAGPGDSKLITLRAVELLEKADVVLYDRLVSKKIISMIPKKAEKVYVGRAVGDDTTHQNTTNDLMVQYAKSKKNVVRLKGGDPIIFGRGGEEAEFLKENKIKYEIVPGITSGIGSATYAGIPLTHRKYASSVVFVTGHEDPEKKKEIVKWKNLAKSVDTIVIMMGLSRIDVICKQLIAGGMDKKTPVAVIQNGTTPQQKMIKGTVTNIAKKVKENKITPPTNIIIGYVVDLSDTIGWK, encoded by the coding sequence ATGACTGGAAAAGTGTATCTTGTTGGTGCAGGACCTGGAGATAGTAAATTAATCACATTACGTGCAGTTGAATTACTTGAAAAAGCAGATGTTGTTTTGTATGATAGACTAGTTAGTAAAAAAATAATTTCAATGATTCCAAAAAAAGCCGAAAAAGTTTATGTCGGTCGTGCAGTAGGGGATGACACAACACATCAAAACACAACTAATGATTTAATGGTACAATATGCAAAATCTAAAAAAAATGTAGTTAGACTAAAGGGCGGTGACCCAATTATTTTTGGACGCGGTGGTGAAGAGGCAGAATTTCTTAAAGAAAATAAAATAAAATATGAAATTGTTCCAGGGATTACTTCTGGAATTGGTTCAGCAACATATGCTGGCATTCCGTTAACTCATAGAAAATATGCTTCATCAGTAGTATTTGTTACTGGACATGAAGATCCAGAAAAGAAAAAAGAGATTGTCAAATGGAAGAATCTTGCAAAATCAGTTGATACGATTGTAATTATGATGGGTTTGTCTAGAATTGATGTTATTTGTAAACAACTAATTGCTGGGGGGATGGATAAAAAAACACCTGTAGCTGTAATTCAAAATGGCACTACTCCTCAACAAAAAATGATCAAAGGAACAGTTACAAACATTGCAAAAAAAGTTAAAGAAAATAAAATTACTCCTCCAACAAATATCATCATTGGGTATGTAGTTGATTTATCCGATACTATAGGGTGGAAATAA
- a CDS encoding DUF47 domain-containing protein: MGQWLSWIKSNEKELLKILDDLAKKAVETSEAVVVLFDDLTNLEQAKKIHQLETEADVLTRDIFSELNKTFITPLDREDMQRIASKIDDVIDFMDGIAARIYSYKITTPPPYTVEIANELLKATKEVEYMVSKLQRIKNPKDMIQHCRNTSDIEHTVDDLYRDAIKELFESTDAIKIIKLKDIYETMETASDRCVDVADVIEDIVLKYT; the protein is encoded by the coding sequence ATGGGACAATGGTTATCTTGGATTAAATCCAATGAAAAAGAACTCTTAAAGATTTTAGATGATTTGGCAAAAAAAGCAGTTGAAACATCTGAAGCAGTAGTGGTATTATTTGACGATCTTACTAATCTTGAACAAGCAAAAAAGATTCATCAACTTGAAACTGAGGCAGATGTACTAACACGTGATATTTTCTCTGAACTAAACAAGACCTTCATAACTCCTCTAGATCGTGAGGATATGCAGAGAATTGCATCAAAAATTGATGATGTGATTGATTTTATGGATGGGATTGCAGCAAGAATTTACAGCTACAAAATTACAACTCCTCCGCCATATACTGTTGAGATTGCAAATGAGCTACTCAAAGCCACAAAAGAAGTAGAGTATATGGTTTCAAAATTACAACGTATCAAAAATCCAAAAGATATGATTCAGCATTGCAGAAATACTAGTGATATTGAGCACACAGTTGATGACTTGTATAGAGATGCCATCAAAGAACTCTTTGAGAGCACTGATGCAATCAAAATCATTAAACTAAAAGATATCTACGAAACAATGGAAACTGCATCTGATAGATGTGTTGATGTTGCAGACGTCATCGAGGATATCGTTTTAAAATACACATGA
- the hemC gene encoding hydroxymethylbilane synthase — MKYIVGARGSQLSVAQTNWVISELKKVNPDCEYEIKPITTKGDTDTRPLFTIDQKGIFEKEVDRAVALKEVDFAVHSLKDVPSELDENLTLASIPKREVVNDVFISSDGSTLENIKEGSVIGTSSLRRAVQVSRKRSDVIVKPIRGNIETRIKKVSGGNYDAIVLAQAGISRIGADVKYSPLSIEDFSPSPGQGAIAIVARADDAQTILMLKKIEDPDSRLEIEAERSLSDYVDSGCRFPLGAYAKSNGSEMTLSVSAFSVDGKQSLFVNKTGKKDDPASLGKSAGMELREKGVNDLALNWREKVEEWNKS, encoded by the coding sequence TTGAAGTACATTGTAGGAGCTAGAGGAAGTCAGTTATCTGTTGCACAAACCAACTGGGTAATTTCTGAATTAAAAAAAGTTAATCCTGATTGTGAATATGAAATCAAACCAATCACTACAAAGGGTGATACTGATACAAGACCGTTATTTACAATAGATCAAAAGGGAATTTTTGAAAAAGAAGTTGATAGGGCTGTTGCTCTAAAGGAAGTAGATTTTGCAGTACATAGTTTGAAGGATGTTCCATCTGAACTAGATGAAAATCTAACACTTGCATCAATTCCTAAACGTGAGGTAGTCAATGATGTGTTTATTTCATCTGACGGTTCAACATTGGAAAACATCAAAGAAGGTTCAGTAATTGGAACTAGTTCATTAAGACGTGCAGTTCAGGTTTCAAGAAAAAGATCTGATGTAATAGTAAAACCAATACGTGGGAACATTGAGACTAGAATAAAAAAAGTCTCTGGAGGAAACTATGATGCTATAGTTCTTGCACAAGCTGGAATATCCAGAATTGGTGCGGATGTAAAATATTCTCCATTATCTATTGAAGATTTTTCCCCTTCTCCGGGTCAGGGTGCAATTGCAATAGTTGCAAGGGCTGATGATGCTCAAACGATTTTAATGCTTAAAAAAATTGAAGATCCTGATTCTCGTTTAGAGATTGAGGCTGAGCGTTCCCTTTCTGACTATGTTGATTCTGGATGTAGATTTCCATTAGGGGCATATGCAAAATCAAATGGCTCTGAGATGACTCTGTCTGTATCTGCATTTTCAGTAGATGGGAAACAATCACTTTTTGTAAACAAAACTGGAAAGAAGGATGATCCTGCATCTCTTGGAAAAAGTGCTGGAATGGAACTGCGTGAGAAGGGAGTAAATGATCTTGCATTAAATTGGAGAGAGAAAGTGGAGGAATGGAATAAGTCATGA
- a CDS encoding ArsR/SmtB family transcription factor — protein MNGVSLLKCICDETRFEILELLQKDKELCVNDFVEKLEKDQPLVSHHLKTLKKCGIVKSRDEGKKAMYAISSNQLSELISNVTKASKKIPILCSDDKCC, from the coding sequence ATGAATGGAGTTAGTCTTTTAAAATGTATTTGCGATGAGACACGTTTTGAAATCTTAGAACTATTGCAAAAAGACAAAGAATTATGCGTAAATGATTTTGTAGAGAAATTAGAAAAAGATCAACCACTAGTTTCACACCATCTAAAGACATTAAAAAAATGCGGAATAGTCAAATCAAGGGACGAAGGTAAAAAAGCAATGTATGCAATTTCAAGCAATCAGTTATCAGAATTAATTTCAAACGTTACAAAAGCAAGCAAAAAAATTCCAATTTTGTGTTCTGATGACAAGTGCTGCTAA
- the sufB gene encoding Fe-S cluster assembly protein SufB: MTAENLDMDYSKYDFKDTTEMYVHLSKKGLSKDTVIEISKMKKEPQWMLDFRLRSYEIFMQKPMPTWGGDLSVIDFQNIYYYAKASDKVEKNWDDVPENVKNTFDKLGIPEAEKKFLAGVGAQYESEVVYHSLREDLAKQGVLFLDTDAALHEHPELFKKYFGKIIPPEDNKFAALNSAVWSGGSFIYVPPGVKVDMPLQAYFRINAENIGQFERTLIIVDEGAEVHYIEGCTAPVYSSESLHSAVVELVALKDAKLRYTTIQNWSADVYNLVTKRAYAHEGATVEWIDGNIGSKLTMKYPGVYLMGERAYGETLSIAFAGKGQHQDTGAKMVHLAPNTTSKVTSKSVSRLDGRSTYRGMLHVAKGATGVKSTVRCDALLLDDTSKTDTYPYMEINQEDATITHEATVGKIGDEQIFYLMSRGFNEEEALSLIVNGFMEPFTKELPMEYAVELNRLIKLEMDDSVG, encoded by the coding sequence ATGACTGCTGAAAATCTAGATATGGATTATTCAAAATATGATTTTAAAGACACTACAGAAATGTATGTCCACCTTAGCAAGAAAGGCCTGTCTAAGGATACTGTAATTGAAATTAGTAAAATGAAAAAAGAGCCACAATGGATGCTTGATTTCAGATTACGTTCTTATGAAATATTTATGCAAAAGCCAATGCCAACTTGGGGCGGAGATCTTAGTGTAATTGATTTCCAAAATATTTACTATTATGCAAAAGCATCTGACAAAGTAGAAAAGAATTGGGATGATGTTCCAGAAAATGTAAAGAATACATTTGACAAACTTGGAATTCCAGAAGCTGAAAAGAAATTCTTAGCAGGTGTCGGTGCACAATATGAGTCTGAAGTTGTATATCACAGTCTAAGAGAAGACTTGGCAAAACAAGGAGTTCTCTTTTTAGATACTGATGCAGCTCTTCATGAACATCCAGAGTTATTCAAAAAGTACTTTGGTAAAATTATCCCTCCAGAGGATAACAAATTTGCAGCACTTAACAGTGCAGTGTGGAGTGGTGGCTCTTTCATCTATGTTCCACCGGGTGTCAAAGTTGACATGCCTCTACAAGCATACTTTAGAATTAATGCAGAAAACATCGGTCAATTTGAAAGAACATTGATTATAGTTGATGAAGGTGCAGAAGTACATTACATTGAAGGTTGTACTGCTCCTGTCTATTCTTCAGAATCACTACACTCTGCAGTTGTAGAATTAGTTGCACTCAAAGATGCAAAACTAAGATACACTACAATTCAAAATTGGAGTGCAGATGTTTACAACCTTGTAACAAAACGTGCTTATGCACATGAAGGTGCAACTGTTGAATGGATTGATGGAAACATTGGTAGTAAACTAACAATGAAGTATCCTGGTGTTTATCTTATGGGTGAGAGAGCCTATGGTGAAACATTATCAATTGCATTTGCAGGTAAGGGACAACACCAAGATACAGGTGCTAAAATGGTCCATCTTGCACCAAATACTACTTCCAAAGTCACATCAAAGTCAGTAAGCCGACTTGATGGACGTTCCACTTACAGAGGAATGTTACATGTAGCAAAAGGTGCTACTGGTGTAAAATCTACTGTAAGATGTGATGCATTACTCTTAGATGATACATCTAAAACTGATACCTATCCATACATGGAAATTAATCAAGAAGATGCAACAATTACCCACGAAGCAACTGTTGGAAAAATTGGTGATGAACAAATCTTCTATCTTATGAGTAGAGGATTTAATGAGGAAGAAGCACTATCTCTAATTGTTAATGGTTTCATGGAACCATTTACAAAAGAATTACCAATGGAGTATGCTGTTGAATTAAACAGACTCATCAAACTAGAGATGGATGACTCAGTGGGATAG
- a CDS encoding uroporphyrinogen-III synthase, with product MLDGKTIAITRSKDDASEFISLAEQNKAIPIPLPTIELVSKGEKIVDDFLNLVETENPDYSVFLSSKAVKILFDTAKNIGNFEKLQLAVANTSVMSVGPKTTESLKSYGIKVNHEPQNYSSVGVGEEFSQIHAVGKKVIIPRSGASNSFLKELLNKIGIDVVEIHLYDVCAFRDTTQWNGFRELFSQNKVDGVIFTSASSVRGFFEIMLKDYEKSDLIDRLSKLALVCIGPFTSEELKKFDVSYVVSETHTVAGAFDAMKSTLTA from the coding sequence ATGCTTGATGGAAAAACAATTGCTATAACTCGCTCAAAAGATGATGCATCAGAATTTATCTCTCTTGCTGAGCAAAACAAAGCGATTCCAATTCCCTTGCCTACAATCGAGCTTGTCAGTAAGGGTGAAAAAATTGTTGATGACTTTTTGAATCTAGTTGAAACTGAAAATCCTGATTATTCTGTATTTTTAAGCTCAAAGGCAGTGAAGATTTTATTTGACACTGCAAAAAATATTGGAAATTTTGAGAAATTACAATTAGCAGTTGCAAATACTTCGGTAATGTCTGTGGGTCCTAAAACTACTGAATCGTTGAAATCATATGGTATCAAAGTAAATCACGAACCCCAAAACTATTCTTCAGTTGGAGTTGGCGAGGAATTTTCTCAAATTCATGCTGTTGGTAAAAAAGTAATTATTCCTCGCAGTGGTGCATCAAATTCTTTTCTTAAAGAATTACTAAACAAGATTGGAATTGATGTTGTAGAGATTCATCTGTATGATGTATGTGCATTTAGAGATACTACTCAATGGAATGGTTTTAGAGAATTATTTTCTCAAAACAAAGTTGACGGTGTTATCTTTACTAGTGCATCATCTGTTCGTGGGTTCTTTGAGATTATGCTCAAAGATTATGAAAAATCTGATCTAATTGATCGACTCTCAAAATTAGCTCTGGTATGTATTGGTCCCTTCACTTCTGAGGAATTAAAGAAATTTGATGTTTCTTATGTTGTATCTGAAACGCATACAGTAGCAGGTGCATTTGACGCAATGAAAAGTACTTTGACTGCCTAG
- a CDS encoding inorganic phosphate transporter, with translation MLEIAIGAIIVALIFDFVNGFNDSANSVATVIGTRVLKPIHAVGLSAAMNFIGPFVFGVAVATTIAKGIVSPDDITVYMIVGGLAGAIGWSTLCTYFGLPISNSHSLVGGIMGAGIMGLGFEKLVYGGLTKVFAGIIIAPIGGIIFGLLLTTLIITVFASWKPGPVNKTFGKLQIISSAWFALTHGANDGQKTMGIIVLILFSAGMIPELEMPLWVVFAAATAMGLGTFFGGYKVIKTLGVKITKLRPYQGFAAETGGGLMLAVFAIFGIPASTTHAITGTIMGSGAARRKRAVRWKVSRQIVFSWIITIPGAAAMGIGFTFLIHLFV, from the coding sequence ATGTTAGAGATAGCAATAGGCGCAATCATAGTTGCATTAATCTTTGATTTTGTAAATGGTTTTAATGATTCGGCAAATTCTGTTGCTACAGTTATTGGAACCCGTGTTCTAAAACCAATTCATGCTGTTGGTTTATCTGCAGCAATGAATTTCATTGGACCTTTTGTTTTCGGTGTTGCTGTTGCAACTACTATTGCAAAAGGAATTGTCAGTCCTGATGACATTACAGTCTACATGATTGTTGGAGGATTGGCAGGAGCAATTGGATGGAGTACTCTTTGTACTTATTTTGGATTACCTATTTCTAACAGTCATTCTCTGGTTGGAGGAATTATGGGTGCAGGTATAATGGGATTAGGATTTGAAAAATTAGTTTATGGTGGATTGACCAAAGTCTTTGCAGGAATTATCATTGCTCCAATTGGAGGAATAATTTTTGGTCTTTTGTTAACTACCTTGATAATTACCGTATTTGCAAGTTGGAAACCTGGACCTGTGAATAAAACATTTGGTAAATTACAAATAATTTCTTCAGCATGGTTTGCTTTAACTCACGGAGCAAACGATGGACAAAAAACAATGGGTATTATCGTTTTAATTTTATTCTCAGCTGGAATGATTCCTGAACTTGAGATGCCCTTATGGGTAGTTTTTGCTGCAGCAACTGCTATGGGCTTGGGTACTTTCTTTGGAGGCTACAAAGTCATCAAAACACTTGGTGTGAAAATCACCAAACTTAGACCATACCAAGGATTTGCAGCAGAAACTGGAGGTGGACTGATGCTTGCAGTATTTGCAATTTTTGGTATTCCTGCTAGTACTACTCATGCAATTACTGGAACTATCATGGGTTCAGGTGCTGCCCGAAGAAAACGTGCAGTAAGGTGGAAAGTTAGCAGACAAATTGTATTTTCTTGGATTATCACTATTCCAGGTGCAGCAGCTATGGGAATTGGGTTTACTTTTCTAATTCATCTATTTGTTTAA
- a CDS encoding MIP/aquaporin family protein codes for MAYSNLQIFTVELIGTFILVVFATGSIVYDAKFFDGQLGIPFAAVAPFIALLIGVYSFGKISLAHFNPAVTIGYYITGHISKIQVVYYLVAEIIGAILGSLFVLLIIGDDANLGANAPNLDFSIFVIFPVEVLASAMLMGVIFYVVYTKGLRGFSGVAIGGIVGLDILFLAFISGASMNPARALAPALLSGTFENLWLYWSAPYVGTMIAAFLFRKKFQAQRATNYE; via the coding sequence ATGGCATATTCTAATTTACAGATTTTTACAGTAGAATTAATTGGAACATTTATTCTTGTAGTTTTTGCAACTGGCTCGATAGTTTATGATGCTAAGTTTTTTGATGGCCAATTAGGAATTCCATTTGCAGCTGTAGCCCCATTCATTGCACTTTTGATAGGTGTGTATTCTTTTGGAAAAATCTCTCTTGCTCATTTTAATCCTGCAGTGACTATTGGTTATTACATTACAGGACATATATCAAAAATTCAAGTCGTTTATTATTTAGTAGCAGAAATAATTGGTGCAATACTGGGGTCTCTATTTGTTTTATTGATAATTGGAGATGATGCAAATCTAGGAGCAAATGCCCCGAATCTTGATTTTTCAATATTTGTAATTTTTCCTGTTGAAGTTTTAGCATCTGCAATGCTTATGGGTGTCATTTTTTATGTTGTGTATACAAAAGGACTAAGAGGATTTAGCGGTGTTGCTATTGGCGGAATCGTTGGATTGGATATTTTGTTTTTGGCTTTCATCTCTGGGGCATCTATGAATCCTGCCAGAGCATTGGCACCTGCGTTATTATCTGGAACGTTTGAAAATCTATGGCTATATTGGAGTGCTCCATATGTTGGGACTATGATTGCAGCATTTCTATTCAGAAAGAAATTCCAAGCACAAAGAGCCACAAATTACGAATAA
- a CDS encoding DUF3240 family protein — protein sequence MKLYTVKLLTITCEILAQKNIIDILGKYDITGYTTYEVDGNGARGIRGQGLKTEKNVKVEVIMREEKLQDVVEEISRTLFANFAIVLYVSDVGVVRTEKF from the coding sequence ATGAAATTATACACAGTAAAATTACTTACAATCACTTGTGAGATTCTTGCTCAAAAGAACATTATTGATATTTTAGGCAAATATGATATCACTGGATATACAACATATGAGGTTGATGGAAATGGTGCACGTGGAATTCGTGGACAAGGATTAAAAACTGAAAAAAATGTTAAAGTTGAAGTAATTATGCGTGAAGAAAAATTACAAGACGTTGTTGAAGAGATTTCAAGAACACTATTTGCAAACTTTGCAATTGTACTCTATGTTAGTGATGTTGGCGTAGTACGAACTGAAAAGTTTTAG